GAGGAAGCGACCAATATCCTTCTCGAACGCGGCTGGGCGCCTTACGATGTCCTGACGCAGGCGCTGGTCGAAGGCATGCGCATCGTCGGCATTGACTTCCGCGACGGCATTCTCTTCGTTCCGGAAGTGCTGCTTTCGGCCAATGCGATGAAGGCAGGCATGGCGATCCTGCGGCCGCTGCTGGCACAGACCGGCGCGCCGAAGCTCGGCAAGATGGTGATCGGCACCGTAAAGGGCGACATTCACGACATCGGTAAGAACCTTGTCGGCATGATGATGGAAGGTGCAGGCTTCGACGTCATCGACCTCGGGATCAATAACCCAGTCGAAAACTACCTCGACGCCATCGAGCGCGAACAGCCCGATATTCTCGGCATGTCGGCGCTGCTGACCACGACGATGCCCTACATGAAGGTCGTCATCGATACGTTGAAGGAAAAGGGCCTGCGCGACGATTACGTCGTACTGGTCGGCGGCGCGCCGCTGAACGAGGAGTTCGGCAAGGCCGTGGGTGCTGACGCCTATTGCCGCGACGCCGCCGTGGCGGTCGAAACCGCCAAGGAATTCATGAAGCGCAAGCACAACAGCCTGGCTGCCGGCGCCTGATTGCCGCGCATTGAAAGCCGGCGACAATCGAAACCTTGTCGCCGGCGCATCGGCATCCCAAATTAATTATTGAGCCGCCTTCTTGACGGTATGACCGGCGTCCTCCGTCGCGTGGACCGCGTTTGC
The Rhizobium sp. 11515TR DNA segment above includes these coding regions:
- a CDS encoding corrinoid protein; the encoded protein is MSDDEIILSELSDEELVQQMHDDLYDGLKEEIEEATNILLERGWAPYDVLTQALVEGMRIVGIDFRDGILFVPEVLLSANAMKAGMAILRPLLAQTGAPKLGKMVIGTVKGDIHDIGKNLVGMMMEGAGFDVIDLGINNPVENYLDAIEREQPDILGMSALLTTTMPYMKVVIDTLKEKGLRDDYVVLVGGAPLNEEFGKAVGADAYCRDAAVAVETAKEFMKRKHNSLAAGA